The Helicobacter sp. MIT 21-1697 genome segment ATGCCAAAACAATAGCACCAATTAGATTTTTATCGTTTGCCTCCTCGTAATCTTTTTTATCAGCGGCTACAACAATTGTCCAGCCAAAAGGGAATTGCTTGTAGTAAGCAGTTTTTGCAGTGCCAAAATTATCAAATTCTAATAGATTCTCTTTTTTGCTTTTAAGAGATGCACCTAAGGCTTTTTCTAAGGGTGTAGGAGTATTGCTTGTGCTTGTGAGTGGTTTTTCCCTAGAAAAAATCCGTCCCGAGCTATCAGCAATGAAAACTTCCATACTTGGAAGTTCGGTTCGTTTAAAATTTTTGAATCTCTCTTGAAAGCCATCTACAAAAATATCTATACCAATCACTCCGACAAATTCCCCATTTTTATGGAGAGGCATTGTTGCGGTGGCTAACATTTTGCCTTTATATTTGCCTTGTTGAGATTCATAGGTGGGCGTTACTATGGGTGCATTAAGGTTTTTTGTTTGCACATACCAATCCCTTTGTCTCAAATCGGGCTTGTTGTCCCAAGCACTTGAAACATTATGTGGTTGGTTTTCATCATAATCTTCAGTGAGTGTTTTTCCTGTGCTTTCATAAGTAACATATACAGAGGGGTATTGCACTAATTGGGCGACATCAAGGAGAAGTTTTCTTTGTGTAGTTATATCATTTTCATTAATTTTTGCCAAAGACTTTGCAATCATATTTAAATGTTGTTGGGCTTCAATATTCATTGTGATATTAATAGTTGTATAAGAAGAGCTTAAAGCGAGTTGTTGTAAGCCTCTATACACTTCGCCAATATCTCTTGCAGCATTTTTGTAGTTAAAAAAGCTTACTATTAAGATAAGAAGAACAAAAATACCTAATACAATGCTAATAAGTCTTGTTGCCAAAGATTTTTTCATTGTATCCCCCCCCCCCCATTTTGGAAATTTCTAAGTCCAAGTCTAAATATAGCACAAATATTTTGCCATAAAAAATTTAAATCGTTTTTTTTTTTTTTGTATTAGCGGGCAGAATTGCACGATTTGTAACACAAACCTATAAATCTCCCTCCCATTGTGTGAAGCAATGTTTTGACTTTATGTATTTCGTTAAGGTATGCACTAAAGCCTTGAGCGCGTTGAAAAGATTCTAAAAGTGAAAGAATACCCATTTGTTCAATAAGCACTTTAGCTTGGTAGTCTTCAAACACAAGCTCAAATCCATAATCAGAGAAAAGTGTATTTAAGAGTGAAGTATCTATATCATAAGTAATATCTGCATTTTGATAGAGTGAGTAAAAATTGATGTTTTGTTCTAAAACCTCTTGGAGATTCACAACAGAGTGAGAATGATAGAATCTCGGATTATACGAGAGCGGATTGATAAGATGCTTTGCTCCATAATCAAAGGTGAGAAAATAGCTTTGTCTATACATTTTTGCAGTGTATGTGAGCTGCTCAATGAATGGTATCCAATGGGGTAGAATTGCTTGTTTAAGCGTATAAGCATTATTTTTTAAAACATTTAAAAGCGTGGCACTTTGTGGCGGCAAAGAGCTTGTATTGAGTTCTTGCCATAAGCCTTGCCAATGTGTAGAATCTTGCGTGATATAAAGTATTGTATCATCGTGTATCACATCGCAGGGAAAGCTATCAAAAAGTTCATTGCTTAAAATAAAAATATCCGAAGGGTTTTGGGGCAAA includes the following:
- a CDS encoding cache domain-containing protein, whose product is MKKSLATRLISIVLGIFVLLILIVSFFNYKNAARDIGEVYRGLQQLALSSSYTTINITMNIEAQQHLNMIAKSLAKINENDITTQRKLLLDVAQLVQYPSVYVTYESTGKTLTEDYDENQPHNVSSAWDNKPDLRQRDWYVQTKNLNAPIVTPTYESQQGKYKGKMLATATMPLHKNGEFVGVIGIDIFVDGFQERFKNFKRTELPSMEVFIADSSGRIFSREKPLTSTSNTPTPLEKALGASLKSKKENLLEFDNFGTAKTAYYKQFPFGWTIVVAADKKDYEEANDKNLIGAIVLALILLAIGAVLLFFIVKSYLRPINTIKQGLLSFFSFLNYE
- a CDS encoding SAM-dependent methyltransferase, which gives rise to MLSKPSKMSPIPFSTFMQQSLYGQNGYYTNPRRVGKSGDFYTSVSASKFFGGAIASYILHLVDKGHLNLPLHIVEIGANNGYLLGDVALFLDALSTHLLCECEFATIEPLPSLREVQKTYFSTLRFSTNISFNAFESLPLPQNPSDIFILSNELFDSFPCDVIHDDTILYITQDSTHWQGLWQELNTSSLPPQSATLLNVLKNNAYTLKQAILPHWIPFIEQLTYTAKMYRQSYFLTFDYGAKHLINPLSYNPRFYHSHSVVNLQEVLEQNINFYSLYQNADITYDIDTSLLNTLFSDYGFELVFEDYQAKVLIEQMGILSLLESFQRAQGFSAYLNEIHKVKTLLHTMGGRFIGLCYKSCNSAR